The Caulifigura coniformis genome includes a region encoding these proteins:
- a CDS encoding SGNH/GDSL hydrolase family protein gives MRTASRVVVTLLACLLSWSSPIVPLRAADSDRVSTWEGFERRDFKVDGRNALLVAPAEPADGKPWIWRTEFFGHQPQADLALLRKGFHVAYIDVQNMYGAPVALDHMDRFYEHLTTSRGLNPKTVLEGFSRGGLFALNWAGRHPDRVACIYNDAPVCDFKSWPGGKGRGKGSPTDWQRCLNAYGLTEQQALKYRLNPVDNLEPLARLKVPLLHVCGDADDVVPIEENTRIIEQRYRALNGPITVIAKPGVGHHPHSLPNPGPIVSFVLSHTTGESANVAPRGTLANSRIRFERRKKGHVAFLGGSITEMNGYRPLLCELLQKRFPETEFQFTNAGISSTCSTTGAFRLKTDVLDQVPVDLLFVEFAVNDDQDAGHARHECIRGMEGIVRHVREHNPKADIVITYFVNPAMLKTIEEGKVPLSIGSHEEVARHYAVPTIHLASELADRIQTGEMTWERFGGVHPARPGNELCVELIDKLLSREWQDSLPADASPIAHPLPPNPLDPASYIAGRFLDSRSARLGEGWTIEKPNWSSNPKHWRERFRELPLLQSVTPGSELSLSFDGRAIGAYLLAGPDAGMLEYSIDGGPWATIDLFHNFSSALHYPRTVMFSADLQPASHTLQLRVASSSNPASAGTAVRIIHFVAN, from the coding sequence ATGAGAACTGCGAGTCGAGTCGTTGTCACGCTCCTGGCCTGCCTGCTGTCGTGGTCCTCGCCGATTGTCCCGCTCCGCGCGGCCGATTCCGACCGTGTCTCGACGTGGGAAGGGTTTGAACGGCGCGATTTCAAGGTTGATGGCCGCAACGCCCTGCTGGTGGCGCCAGCCGAACCAGCCGACGGAAAGCCCTGGATCTGGAGAACCGAGTTCTTCGGACACCAGCCGCAGGCCGACCTCGCCCTGCTGAGGAAGGGCTTCCACGTCGCCTACATCGATGTTCAGAACATGTATGGTGCGCCGGTGGCTCTCGATCACATGGATCGGTTCTACGAGCATCTCACTACCAGCCGCGGGCTGAATCCCAAAACCGTTCTCGAAGGCTTCAGCCGCGGCGGCCTGTTCGCCCTCAACTGGGCGGGCCGCCATCCCGATCGCGTGGCCTGCATCTACAACGATGCCCCCGTCTGCGACTTCAAAAGCTGGCCCGGCGGCAAAGGCCGTGGAAAAGGTTCGCCGACCGACTGGCAGCGATGCCTGAACGCGTACGGCCTCACCGAACAGCAGGCACTCAAATACCGGCTGAATCCGGTCGACAACCTGGAGCCACTGGCCCGCCTCAAGGTTCCGCTTCTCCACGTCTGCGGCGACGCCGACGACGTCGTCCCGATCGAGGAAAACACCCGCATCATCGAACAGCGGTATCGCGCACTGAACGGTCCGATCACCGTCATCGCCAAGCCGGGCGTCGGCCACCACCCTCACAGTCTCCCGAACCCCGGCCCGATTGTTTCGTTCGTGCTCAGCCACACCACGGGCGAATCCGCAAACGTCGCTCCCCGCGGTACCCTCGCCAATTCGCGAATCCGGTTCGAGCGCCGGAAGAAAGGTCACGTCGCGTTTCTCGGAGGTTCCATCACCGAGATGAACGGCTATCGCCCGCTCCTGTGCGAACTGCTGCAGAAGCGATTCCCGGAGACGGAGTTCCAGTTCACCAATGCGGGCATCTCGTCGACCTGCTCGACCACCGGCGCCTTCCGGTTGAAAACGGATGTCCTCGACCAGGTGCCTGTCGATCTGCTCTTCGTCGAGTTCGCCGTCAACGACGACCAGGACGCGGGGCATGCGCGGCACGAGTGCATTCGCGGCATGGAAGGGATCGTTCGCCACGTTCGAGAACACAACCCGAAAGCCGACATCGTCATCACTTATTTCGTCAATCCCGCGATGTTGAAAACGATCGAGGAAGGGAAGGTTCCCCTTTCCATCGGCAGCCACGAGGAAGTGGCGCGGCACTATGCGGTGCCGACGATTCATCTCGCGTCCGAGCTGGCCGATCGCATCCAGACGGGCGAGATGACCTGGGAGCGATTCGGCGGTGTTCACCCCGCTCGCCCGGGAAATGAACTCTGCGTCGAACTGATCGACAAACTCCTCTCCCGCGAATGGCAGGATTCGCTTCCCGCCGATGCGTCCCCCATCGCGCATCCCCTTCCGCCCAATCCGCTCGACCCGGCTAGCTACATCGCCGGACGGTTTCTCGATTCCCGGTCCGCCCGCCTCGGAGAGGGCTGGACGATCGAAAAGCCCAATTGGAGCAGCAACCCGAAACATTGGCGGGAGCGATTCAGGGAGCTTCCGCTGCTGCAGTCGGTCACTCCAGGCTCCGAGTTGTCGCTCTCGTTCGACGGGCGGGCGATTGGTGCCTATTTGCTCGCCGGCCCCGATGCCGGGATGCTTGAGTATTCGATCGACGGCGGCCCCTGGGCGACGATCGACCTGTTCCACAACTTCAGCAGTGCGCTGCACTATCCGCGCACGGTGATGTTCTCCGCCGATCTGCAGCCTGCGTCACACACGCTCCAGCTCCGAGTCGCGAGTTCCTCGAATCCGGCCAGCGCGGGGACAGCGGTTCGCATCATCCACTTCGTCGCCAATTGA
- a CDS encoding PVC-type heme-binding CxxCH protein yields the protein MIRKSLLLRLGLLGSLLALVPQPVAAQKSPNPKRAGRAEAANTPNPNDARNSRIENPPPVTTEEFDRYAIYESTAPRPAAAAPTPTTLPLPLNAGDRIAFIGNTLFENAQDYGFFEGMVQQQNPDRKLVFRYLAWSADEIGLQPRPDNFADTEQHLAHEKADIIFAAFGFNESFAGEAGLAKFRTSLNDYLAGLKTKAFNGKSSPRIVLVSPIANENVRGVPAADLNNERLRTYVAVMEEVAREQQVGFVNVFKETAAAMSEPGDLTSNGIHLNEEGERRFSEILFRGAFGIEPPQVSGSLRDAIVDKNRQFFRRFRPLNTFYYTGGRNKDYGYLDFLPAMRNFDLLVVNRDQRIWGLAQGKAVPAVVNDSSVPELPRTIQSRGANEWMTADDERKAFRVDPRFEVNLFAGEEQFPDIANPIQMRWDSRGRLWVSCSLTYPHVYPGQEPRDKIVILEDTDGDGRADKSTVFADRLHIPLSFELGDGGVYVSEQPRLSFLQDTDGDDRADVHRTVLSGFGTEDSHHALHDFTWTPDGDLIFRESIFHHSQVETPYGPVRQQNSGWFRFEPRTQRLISFGSYPSTNPWGVTFDDWGQHVASHPVYAAAFHSLDPPYPQQHPAPTGLQAYSGVCGHEFVDFATFPNELQGHFIKVRYKPTNRVEILKWKEGPFGFDEEYVGDLLFSTNLSFIPVDLQFGPRGDLYVCDWYNPIKGHMQYSLRDDRRDRHSGRIWRITPKGKPLQEPPKIAGQSIEHLLALLKRPEYRVRFWAKRELREHDPVRVAAALDEWVRKLDPADPRYHHHQMEAVWTYRTVQATRPALLRELLRCDDHHARAAATQQLRYWHPQFDDVADLIRASANDPNGIVRMEAAIATSYIGTKPTFDAMLDVLKHPREGAMGYAITSALGSHTLRALWEGNSSYDVARILAQAARARVIREPKPTAAEAAFDRKPGLKQVSISCVPERMLFTVTDFAVMPGQPVKLTVRNADATDHNLVIVKPDALAEVGMAANEMAKDPRNAASDFIPPQKRELILHATPLIGPTRPSQIHVLRFTAPEEPGVYPYVCTFPGHWVVMNGVMVVAADAEKAAGLLAASQPKVVREWAMLDFADAFNEPPRHDDATLARGMTAFVKARCNQCHVVAGHGVNLGPDLVESVKTLKGPELLRQILEPSSRIHEKFQTWQFSTSEGRIVTGVIVKETPEAIEVATNLLTPNSLTTILKRDVDEKQISKISSMPTGLVNVLSRAEILDLHAYLSAGGYHPPAHLKHHHD from the coding sequence ATGATCCGGAAGAGTCTGCTGCTCCGCCTCGGACTTCTCGGCAGCCTGCTGGCCCTCGTCCCACAACCCGTCGCGGCCCAGAAATCGCCAAACCCGAAGCGGGCAGGGCGGGCTGAGGCCGCGAACACGCCCAATCCCAATGACGCCCGAAACTCGCGGATCGAGAACCCTCCGCCTGTGACGACCGAGGAGTTCGATCGTTACGCGATCTATGAATCGACCGCGCCGCGTCCTGCCGCCGCCGCCCCCACACCGACGACGCTTCCGCTCCCGCTCAACGCCGGAGACCGCATCGCATTCATCGGCAACACCCTCTTCGAGAACGCGCAGGACTACGGCTTCTTCGAAGGCATGGTTCAGCAGCAGAACCCGGACAGGAAGCTCGTGTTCCGGTATCTCGCGTGGTCGGCCGACGAAATCGGACTACAGCCCCGTCCCGACAACTTCGCCGACACCGAACAGCACCTGGCCCATGAGAAGGCGGACATCATCTTCGCCGCCTTTGGTTTCAACGAATCATTCGCCGGCGAAGCCGGGCTCGCGAAGTTTCGCACCTCCCTGAACGACTACCTCGCTGGCCTCAAAACGAAGGCGTTCAACGGAAAGTCGTCCCCCCGCATCGTGCTCGTCTCGCCGATCGCCAACGAGAACGTTCGCGGCGTCCCCGCGGCCGACCTCAACAACGAACGTCTTCGGACCTATGTCGCCGTCATGGAGGAAGTCGCCCGCGAGCAGCAGGTCGGCTTTGTGAATGTTTTCAAGGAGACTGCGGCCGCCATGAGCGAGCCGGGCGACCTCACGAGCAACGGCATCCATCTCAACGAAGAAGGCGAGCGACGCTTCTCCGAGATCCTGTTCCGCGGAGCTTTTGGAATCGAACCGCCGCAGGTCAGCGGATCCCTCCGCGACGCGATCGTCGACAAGAACCGGCAGTTCTTCCGACGCTTCCGGCCGCTCAACACCTTCTACTACACCGGCGGCCGCAACAAGGACTACGGCTATCTCGACTTCCTCCCCGCGATGCGGAACTTCGACCTGCTGGTCGTCAATCGCGACCAGCGGATCTGGGGCCTCGCACAGGGCAAGGCCGTTCCCGCGGTCGTGAACGACTCGAGCGTTCCGGAGCTTCCGAGAACGATTCAGTCGCGCGGGGCCAACGAATGGATGACCGCGGACGACGAGAGAAAGGCCTTTCGCGTCGACCCGCGTTTTGAAGTCAACCTGTTCGCCGGCGAGGAACAATTCCCCGACATCGCCAATCCGATCCAGATGCGGTGGGACTCCCGCGGACGGCTGTGGGTCAGCTGTTCGCTCACGTATCCCCACGTCTATCCCGGGCAGGAGCCTCGCGACAAGATCGTCATCCTCGAGGACACGGACGGCGACGGCCGGGCCGACAAGTCGACCGTCTTCGCCGACAGGCTGCACATCCCCCTGTCGTTCGAACTCGGCGACGGCGGCGTGTACGTCTCCGAACAGCCCCGACTGAGCTTTCTGCAGGACACCGACGGCGACGATCGGGCCGACGTGCATCGCACCGTGCTCTCAGGATTCGGCACGGAAGATTCCCACCACGCTCTCCACGACTTCACCTGGACGCCCGACGGCGACCTCATCTTCCGCGAGTCGATCTTCCACCATTCACAGGTGGAAACTCCCTACGGCCCCGTTCGGCAGCAGAACAGCGGGTGGTTTCGGTTCGAGCCCCGGACACAACGCCTCATCAGCTTCGGCAGCTATCCCAGCACCAATCCCTGGGGCGTGACCTTCGATGACTGGGGACAGCATGTCGCCAGTCATCCCGTCTACGCGGCAGCGTTCCATTCCCTCGACCCGCCCTATCCGCAGCAGCATCCCGCGCCGACGGGACTGCAGGCCTACTCCGGCGTCTGCGGGCACGAGTTCGTCGATTTCGCGACGTTTCCCAACGAGCTCCAGGGGCACTTCATCAAGGTGCGCTACAAGCCGACCAACAGGGTCGAGATCCTCAAGTGGAAAGAAGGCCCGTTCGGATTCGATGAGGAGTACGTCGGCGACCTGTTGTTCTCCACCAACCTGAGCTTCATCCCGGTCGATCTGCAGTTCGGCCCCCGCGGCGACCTGTACGTCTGCGACTGGTACAACCCCATCAAGGGGCACATGCAGTATTCGCTGCGGGATGACCGCCGCGACCGTCACTCCGGCCGCATCTGGCGCATCACCCCCAAAGGAAAACCGCTCCAGGAACCGCCCAAGATCGCCGGGCAGTCGATCGAACACCTCCTCGCGCTCCTGAAGCGGCCCGAATACCGCGTGAGGTTCTGGGCAAAGCGCGAGCTGCGCGAGCATGATCCGGTTCGGGTCGCGGCCGCTCTCGACGAATGGGTCCGGAAACTCGATCCGGCCGATCCGCGCTATCACCACCACCAGATGGAAGCCGTCTGGACCTACCGGACTGTCCAGGCGACAAGGCCCGCTCTTCTTCGCGAACTGCTCCGCTGCGACGACCATCACGCCCGCGCCGCCGCGACGCAGCAGCTTCGTTACTGGCATCCGCAGTTCGACGATGTCGCCGACCTCATCCGCGCTTCGGCCAATGATCCCAACGGCATCGTTCGCATGGAGGCCGCGATCGCCACGAGCTACATCGGGACGAAACCGACATTCGACGCCATGCTCGATGTCCTGAAACATCCGCGCGAGGGAGCGATGGGCTATGCGATCACGTCCGCGCTCGGGTCGCACACCCTCCGCGCCCTCTGGGAAGGCAACTCGAGCTACGACGTGGCGCGCATCCTCGCGCAGGCCGCCCGGGCCCGCGTGATCCGCGAACCGAAGCCGACCGCCGCGGAAGCCGCCTTCGATCGGAAACCAGGCCTCAAGCAGGTCAGCATCTCCTGCGTTCCCGAGCGGATGCTGTTCACCGTGACCGATTTCGCCGTCATGCCTGGCCAGCCGGTGAAACTCACTGTCAGGAATGCCGACGCCACCGACCACAACCTCGTGATCGTGAAACCCGATGCGCTGGCGGAAGTCGGCATGGCGGCCAACGAGATGGCAAAAGACCCGCGGAACGCGGCGTCAGACTTCATCCCGCCTCAGAAACGCGAGTTGATTCTCCACGCGACTCCCCTCATCGGCCCCACGCGCCCCTCGCAGATCCATGTGCTGCGTTTCACGGCCCCCGAGGAGCCGGGAGTCTACCCCTACGTCTGCACGTTCCCCGGGCACTGGGTCGTGATGAACGGCGTGATGGTCGTGGCGGCCGATGCGGAGAAAGCCGCCGGGCTCCTCGCCGCCAGTCAGCCGAAGGTCGTCCGCGAGTGGGCCATGCTCGACTTCGCGGACGCGTTCAACGAGCCCCCGCGTCATGACGACGCCACGCTGGCGCGAGGCATGACGGCCTTCGTCAAGGCGCGTTGCAACCAGTGCCACGTCGTCGCCGGCCACGGCGTGAACCTCGGTCCCGACCTGGTCGAGTCGGTCAAGACGCTCAAAGGCCCGGAACTCCTGCGACAGATCCTGGAACCTTCCAGCAGGATTCACGAGAAGTTCCAGACGTGGCAGTTCTCGACCAGCGAAGGCCGGATTGTCACGGGAGTCATCGTCAAGGAGACGCCCGAGGCCATTGAAGTCGCCACGAATCTGCTGACTCCCAACTCGCTCACGACGATCCTCAAGCGCGACGTCGATGAAAAGCAGATCTCGAAGATCTCCTCCATGCCGACAGGGCTCGTGAATGTCCTCTCACGCGCCGAGATTCTCGATCTGCATGCCTATCTCTCGGCCGGAGGCTATCACCCGCCGGCCCACCTCAAACATCACCACGACTGA
- the ychF gene encoding redox-regulated ATPase YchF, translating to MEAGIVGLPNVGKSTLFNALTQSKQAQSANYPFCTIDPNEGIVPVPDGRLARISKYIVPKKLVPTALKLVDIAGIVKGASEGEGLGNKFLTHIREVDAILQVCRCFEDPDVIHVSGKVDPLSDIEIVEIELLLADAQTVDSTLSKAERAAKSGDKDMIARVAVLKKCKEQLAKDEPLRKLEWDKDEKKIIASYGFLSAKPILYVANVDETDLKGEGPLVQKVREFAAKVGAGVVPVCAKLEAEIAELDEADRAGMLEASGLTEPALAVLAREAYRTLGLQSYFTAGEQEVRAWPVPVGATAPQAAGVIHSDFEKGFIRVEIYSLEDLEQYKGEKEIRAAGKLRVEGKAYVMKDGDICHFLFN from the coding sequence ATGGAAGCTGGAATCGTCGGTCTGCCCAACGTCGGAAAGAGCACACTTTTCAACGCCCTCACGCAGTCGAAGCAGGCGCAGAGCGCCAACTATCCGTTCTGCACGATCGACCCGAACGAAGGGATTGTCCCTGTTCCGGACGGCCGGCTCGCCCGGATCAGCAAGTACATCGTTCCCAAGAAGCTCGTCCCGACGGCGCTCAAGCTCGTCGACATCGCCGGCATCGTCAAAGGGGCCAGCGAAGGGGAAGGACTGGGCAACAAGTTCCTGACGCACATCCGCGAAGTCGACGCCATCCTGCAGGTCTGTCGGTGCTTCGAGGATCCCGATGTGATCCACGTCAGCGGCAAGGTCGATCCGCTGTCGGACATCGAGATCGTGGAAATCGAACTGCTGCTGGCCGATGCGCAGACGGTCGATTCGACGCTCTCGAAGGCGGAGCGCGCGGCGAAGAGCGGCGACAAGGACATGATCGCCCGCGTCGCGGTTCTCAAGAAGTGCAAGGAGCAGCTGGCGAAAGACGAGCCACTCCGAAAGCTCGAGTGGGACAAGGACGAAAAGAAGATCATCGCCTCATACGGCTTCCTCAGCGCCAAGCCCATCCTGTACGTCGCCAACGTCGATGAAACCGACCTCAAGGGGGAAGGCCCCCTGGTCCAAAAGGTTCGGGAGTTTGCTGCGAAGGTCGGGGCGGGAGTCGTCCCGGTCTGCGCCAAGCTTGAAGCGGAGATTGCCGAGCTTGACGAAGCCGACCGGGCGGGGATGCTCGAGGCGAGCGGCCTGACCGAGCCCGCTCTCGCCGTGCTCGCCCGCGAGGCGTATCGCACCCTCGGATTGCAGAGCTACTTCACGGCCGGCGAGCAGGAAGTGCGTGCCTGGCCGGTGCCGGTCGGCGCGACTGCTCCGCAGGCCGCCGGCGTCATCCACTCCGACTTCGAAAAGGGCTTCATCCGCGTCGAAATCTATTCGCTCGAAGACCTGGAACAGTACAAGGGCGAGAAGGAAATCCGGGCCGCCGGGAAGCTCCGCGTCGAAGGCAAGGCCTACGTCATGAAGGACGGCGACATCTGCCACTTCCTGTTCAACTGA
- a CDS encoding MFS transporter, producing MRNHEIDAPDQKMPVQEVVIEKRADAAVQGESSANQRPTAVRYGAIAWLVTAAALAYLTRNSVGVAESRIRDDLGLTLGESGWFMGAFFWTYALFQVPTGSFSHRFGTRLALSLFALGWSIATFATAIAPGFWLLIAAQLLTGVAQAGIFPASTKSIKDWMPMSQRSFGCGLLTMGMQLGAVTASVLTGELLGIMSWRWVFVLFSIPGVVWTIGFAFRFRDRPELSPRVNEAERRLILSGRPAEQTDEAADDVGPTDWGAMLRHPGLWLLYGQQICRAAGYMFFASWFPTFLQQTRGVSIAQSGYMQSAVLAGSLTGGLFGGLVVDWIWKRTGNLRLSRSGVASFAMGTCGLLILASWFVEDARLAIGLLTMGTMLASLAGAAMFAAVIDISGGRVAQVLGAVNMIGNFAVALCPILVGKLFEQTSNWNLVLVLFAGLYLLGGLFWAFFCPRRGIFNKVPEPAS from the coding sequence ATGCGCAATCATGAAATCGACGCGCCTGACCAGAAGATGCCGGTCCAGGAAGTCGTGATTGAGAAACGAGCCGACGCTGCGGTCCAAGGCGAGTCGAGCGCCAATCAGCGGCCTACCGCCGTTCGCTACGGGGCGATTGCGTGGCTCGTCACGGCCGCGGCGCTGGCCTACCTGACACGGAATTCGGTGGGAGTGGCCGAGAGCCGCATCCGTGACGACCTGGGGCTGACGCTCGGCGAGTCGGGCTGGTTCATGGGAGCGTTTTTCTGGACGTACGCCCTGTTCCAGGTTCCCACGGGCTCGTTCTCGCATCGCTTCGGAACTCGCCTGGCGCTGTCGCTCTTTGCGCTGGGGTGGTCGATCGCCACGTTTGCGACGGCGATCGCGCCCGGGTTCTGGCTGTTGATTGCCGCGCAGTTGCTGACCGGCGTTGCCCAGGCCGGAATCTTCCCGGCGTCGACGAAATCGATCAAAGACTGGATGCCAATGTCGCAACGCTCGTTCGGGTGCGGGCTGTTGACGATGGGGATGCAGCTGGGGGCGGTGACCGCCAGCGTGTTGACCGGCGAGCTGCTTGGCATCATGAGCTGGCGGTGGGTCTTCGTCCTCTTCTCGATCCCCGGCGTCGTGTGGACGATCGGTTTCGCCTTTCGATTTCGTGATCGTCCGGAGCTGAGCCCTCGAGTGAACGAAGCCGAGCGGAGGTTGATCCTCTCGGGGCGTCCAGCCGAGCAGACGGACGAGGCGGCCGACGACGTCGGTCCAACCGACTGGGGGGCAATGCTCCGCCATCCCGGACTCTGGCTGCTGTACGGTCAGCAGATCTGCCGGGCAGCGGGATACATGTTCTTCGCGAGCTGGTTCCCGACGTTCCTGCAGCAGACGCGCGGTGTTTCCATCGCGCAATCGGGATACATGCAGAGCGCGGTGCTGGCGGGGTCGCTGACGGGGGGGCTGTTCGGAGGCCTCGTCGTCGACTGGATCTGGAAGCGAACCGGGAACCTGCGACTCAGTCGAAGCGGAGTCGCGTCGTTCGCGATGGGAACGTGCGGCCTGCTGATTCTCGCGAGCTGGTTTGTCGAGGACGCGAGACTGGCCATCGGGTTGTTGACGATGGGGACGATGCTCGCCTCGCTGGCGGGGGCCGCGATGTTTGCGGCGGTGATCGACATCAGCGGGGGGCGCGTCGCCCAGGTGCTGGGTGCAGTGAACATGATTGGCAACTTTGCCGTAGCGCTGTGTCCGATCCTGGTCGGCAAGCTGTTCGAGCAGACCTCGAACTGGAACCTGGTGCTCGTGCTCTTTGCGGGGCTGTATTTGCTTGGAGGCCTGTTCTGGGCGTTTTTCTGCCCGCGGCGGGGGATCTTCAATAAAGTTCCCGAGCCGGCGAGTTGA
- the dgoD gene encoding galactonate dehydratase translates to MKITGIETLVCHARMRNWVFVKVTTNQPGLVGWGEATLEWHTRSVVGAVADLSELLIGEDPARVEYLWQMMWRQHFWHGNGIVRSTAIAGIDLALWDIVGKVHGVPCHKLWGGPVRDSIRLYCHLGGGKLESFYETPVDNAQQFADLARQALDDGFSAFKSMAVPPTMPIEGLRAVKAADACVSAMRDAVGDDIDIMVDCHARPSPAMGLQFARALDPYGLYFFEEPCWPESLEGLAAINAAVSTPIATGERLTHLAAFRDLFAARGCDVCQLDLTHCGGFTEGRRIAALADAYRIALAPHNPQGPVSTAASLEFGFSQPSYIICESVHQDVPWRQEVVDEGYVIDPRTRTVTANTRPGLGVTVNEEAIRKHPFEQEVVQRVFYRDGAVGDW, encoded by the coding sequence GTGAAAATTACCGGCATCGAAACCCTGGTGTGTCACGCCCGCATGCGGAACTGGGTGTTCGTCAAAGTCACCACCAACCAGCCGGGCCTGGTCGGCTGGGGCGAGGCGACCCTCGAGTGGCATACCCGCAGCGTCGTCGGGGCCGTCGCAGACCTCTCGGAACTGTTGATCGGCGAAGACCCCGCCCGCGTCGAATACCTGTGGCAGATGATGTGGCGGCAGCACTTCTGGCACGGCAACGGCATCGTCCGGTCGACGGCCATCGCCGGCATCGACCTGGCCCTGTGGGACATCGTCGGCAAGGTGCATGGCGTCCCCTGTCACAAGCTGTGGGGCGGGCCGGTCCGCGACTCCATCCGGCTGTACTGCCACCTGGGAGGGGGCAAGCTCGAAAGCTTCTATGAGACGCCGGTCGACAACGCTCAGCAGTTCGCCGACCTCGCCCGCCAGGCGCTGGATGACGGCTTCAGCGCGTTCAAGTCGATGGCCGTGCCGCCGACGATGCCGATCGAGGGGCTGCGTGCGGTGAAGGCGGCCGATGCCTGCGTGTCGGCCATGCGCGACGCCGTGGGGGATGACATCGACATCATGGTCGACTGCCACGCCCGCCCGTCGCCGGCCATGGGCCTGCAGTTCGCCAGGGCGCTCGACCCGTATGGCCTGTACTTCTTCGAGGAGCCATGCTGGCCCGAGAGCCTGGAAGGACTGGCGGCCATCAATGCGGCGGTCTCCACTCCGATCGCCACGGGAGAACGGCTGACGCACCTGGCGGCGTTTCGCGACCTGTTTGCGGCCCGCGGCTGCGACGTCTGCCAGCTCGACCTGACCCACTGCGGCGGCTTCACGGAAGGCCGGCGGATCGCGGCGCTGGCCGATGCCTACCGGATTGCGCTGGCTCCTCACAATCCGCAGGGGCCGGTGAGCACGGCGGCGTCGCTGGAGTTCGGGTTCTCGCAGCCGAGCTACATCATCTGCGAGTCGGTGCACCAGGATGTGCCCTGGCGTCAGGAAGTGGTGGACGAGGGGTACGTGATCGATCCGCGAACACGGACGGTGACTGCCAACACGCGTCCGGGGCTGGGGGTGACGGTGAACGAGGAGGCGATCCGCAAGCACCCGTTCGAGCAGGAAGTCGTGCAGCGGGTGTTCTACCGCGACGGCGCCGTTGGAGACTGGTAA
- a CDS encoding GntR family transcriptional regulator has translation MSMTDYIRSDLAVRLRSGLEIPEPLTIDSVAEWYKVSFTPVRTAIAGLIDEGLLVKAPNRRLSVSSQAVQPAETTSVELPKPPRDHYEEIVSDLIRASLRGEAVYLREEVTADHYDISRSAIRNVFHRLAGEGILDHIPRRGWRLRVFRQDDLKAYVEVREVLETKALALAFPHVDSGQLERMLAANVLPTTPDELPRIDESLHSYLIDLSGNAYIKDFFARQGRYYGLLFQWEDHDREAAIETVKQHRKILTNLLNRDMRAAQVSLSYHIVNNHPILSRIKGERPDVPA, from the coding sequence ATGTCAATGACCGACTACATCCGCAGCGACCTTGCCGTTCGGCTGCGATCGGGCCTGGAGATCCCTGAACCTCTCACCATCGACTCGGTGGCTGAGTGGTACAAGGTGAGCTTCACTCCCGTCCGCACCGCAATCGCCGGGCTCATCGACGAGGGGCTGCTCGTCAAAGCTCCGAACCGCCGCCTGTCGGTTTCATCTCAGGCCGTCCAGCCGGCTGAGACGACCAGTGTCGAACTCCCCAAGCCTCCCCGCGACCACTACGAAGAGATCGTCAGCGACCTCATCCGCGCCAGCCTCCGCGGCGAAGCCGTTTATCTGCGGGAGGAAGTGACGGCCGACCACTACGACATCAGCCGCTCGGCCATCCGCAACGTGTTCCACCGCCTCGCCGGCGAAGGAATTCTCGATCACATTCCCCGCCGCGGCTGGCGGCTGAGAGTGTTTCGTCAGGACGACCTGAAGGCCTACGTCGAGGTCCGTGAAGTCCTCGAGACCAAGGCCCTGGCCCTGGCGTTTCCCCACGTCGATTCCGGGCAACTTGAGCGGATGCTCGCGGCGAATGTCCTCCCCACCACTCCGGACGAACTCCCCCGCATCGACGAGTCCCTCCATTCCTACCTGATCGACCTCTCCGGCAACGCCTACATCAAGGACTTCTTCGCCCGCCAGGGCCGGTACTACGGCCTGCTGTTCCAGTGGGAAGACCACGATCGCGAAGCCGCGATCGAGACCGTGAAACAGCACCGGAAGATCCTGACCAACCTCCTGAACCGAGACATGCGCGCCGCCCAGGTTTCGCTGTCGTACCACATCGTAAATAACCACCCCATCCTCAGCCGGATCAAGGGCGAACGCCCGGACGTCCCCGCCTGA